The Triticum aestivum cultivar Chinese Spring chromosome 3A, IWGSC CS RefSeq v2.1, whole genome shotgun sequence genome includes a region encoding these proteins:
- the LOC123059728 gene encoding 23 kDa jasmonate-induced protein-like has product MASGVFGTPISEKTVLATGEYKEPITQKDVADYTMKMINAGGKDINAQTFVDNLKERYGNGISVKCLIYNATGATLNLANYKDWHGHIYDTPYPSDIQNGQWGAFLHVHPSGAAVGSAGAVVYRTKVPSSSSSCDWLFSWTVPYIGANGIYTEIREEGHYPSVGSWDYIYDVKLENANLNSTDKNYGHVSETNIGEGSTMNARGVFQFPY; this is encoded by the exons ATGGCCTCGGGAGTGTTCGGTACCCCCATTTCAGAGAAGACGGTGCTGGCCACTGGAGAGTATAAGGAACCCATCACTCAAAAGGATGTTGCAGACTATACCATGAAGATGATCAACGCCGGTGGTAAGGATATTAACGCACAAACCTTCGTCGACAACCTCAAGGAGAG GTACGGTAACGGAATATCTGTAAAATGCCTCATCTACAATGCCACCGGTGCCACTTTGAACTTGGCTAACTACAAAGACTGGCACGGCCATATCTACGATACACCCTACCCATCAGATATTCAGAATGGGCAATGGGGGGCATTTCTCCACGTCCACCCAAGTGGCGCTGCGGTTGGTTCAGCTGGTGCCGTTGTGTATCGTACCAAGGTCCCATCCAGCAGCAGCTCCTGCGATTGGTTGTTCTCCTGGACCGTCCCCTACATTGGTGCCAATGGG ATCTACACCGAAATCCGTGAGGAAGGGCACTACCCAAGTGTGGGAAGCTGGGATTATATCTATGACGTGAAGCTGGAAAATGCAAATCTCAACTCTACTGATAAAAACTATGGACATGTTTCCGAGACAAACATCGGTGAAGGCTCTACCATGAACGCTCGTGGAGTTTTCCAGTTTCCCTACTAG